In Bradyrhizobium sp. 170, the DNA window GGATACCGCATCCGACCTTGGCGGCGCAGGACGGCTTCGTCGCGCCCGAATTTCTCTGGTCGGCGCTCGATTGTCCGACGGGCTTTGCAGCCTCTCACGACCGGGAGAGCGGCCACTTCGACCGCACGCCGATCCTGTTGGGTCGGATGTCGGCACGGGTCGAGACCCGGCCGCGCCCGGGAGAGCGCTGCGTCATCACGGCCTGGGAAGCCGGCCGCGACGGCCGTAAACGCGTTGCCGAGGCTGCGGTCCATGGTGAAACCGGAGCGTTGCTGGCCGTGGCCCGAGCGACGTGGATTGCCGTCGAGCGCCACGTGCAGCTCGGCTGCGCCTGAAATATAATATCATCAATCCGCACCATACCCGTTCACGCGATGACCCGAAAATCTTCGGGTTTGATGATGACGCGGAAGTTGTGGTCGAGCCGTCCTCCGCCAAATTATCCGACAGCAAATGCCCGGCATTAAGACTGGACGACAGGGCCAGGAGGTGGCGGGTACTACATCAGGCCGCTCATACGATAGTGTCGGAGTCCTGTCGCTGACCAAACAGCACGATCAACGCTGCTGCTAGCTCAAGCGTAATGCAGAGCGCAAGGGCAAGCGTGTAATCACCAGTCAAGCTGCGAACGAGGCCAATCAGTCCAGGGCCAAGACCGCTAACGATTCCGCTTGCTGCGGTAAAAAGTCCCATGACTATCGAAAAAGCGGCAGCATCGAACTCGCGACGAATGATCAGGGGCGGCAGAGTAATGAGGTTGCCGATTGTAAAGCCGAAGATGGCGCAAGCGGCCAACAAAACAGAAGCATCGTCCGTTTGGATTATGAACAGAAGTGCTGCCGCCTGGCTCACGAGTGATGCGGCCGTCGCCAACCGTGGATTGAGTCGGTCGACGATCATGCCAAGGCAGAGGCGGCCTATCACGGCAGTGAATGTCGTGAGTGCTACTGCGAGCCCCGCGCCGGGGCGACCGAGTTTCGGTTCAAGCAGTGCGACTTGGTGTACGATAAAACCGATTTGCGCCATCAGCGCGAGTGCGAACGGCACCGAGATTGTCCAAAACGCCAATCGACTCACGACCATCGAGCGCGATATGTGTTTTCTGGTGCCGGGCGGTTGCGATGACGAGGAGTTTCGTGTCGGGCGCTCCGGCGAATCGCCGATCAACGAGTGCGGTTCGATCCATATGACAACGACAGGCACTAGAACGACGAGCATGATTGCCGTCGCCGTCACCATCGCAACCTGGAAGCCGACTTTCTCGTTGAGGAGCAAGAGCAGCGGCGCAACGACGGCACCGCCACAACTCGCGCCAGTGAAAGCGATGCTGATGGCAAGACCGCGGCGATGCACGAACCAAGAGTTCACAATCGTTGCGATCACGACAACGCCCATGCCCGTCCAACCCAGAGACATGAGAATGAACGCGGCGTAGAGTTGCCACGGTTCCGTCGCGAATGCGAGCAGGATCATTGAAGCTGCTAGCGCCGCTGTTCCAAGCAGAATGAGACGCTTCGACCCAAACCTCGTCAAGAGTTCGTGGGTAAATGTTGAGAGAATGCTGCTGAGCAGAAAAGTTAGCGTGATCGCGCCTGATATAAGGGACGCCGACCAGCCGCGCAGACCCTGCAACTCGGCCACATACAAGCTGTGCCCATAAAAACCGATACCAAAAATAAAGAACGCCACGAAGAAACACGCCAGCACCACGCGCCAACCAACGTAGCGCGGTGACGTCTCGTCAACAACAGGAGGTTCCGCCAAAAGCTCCGGTCTGACGGATTTGGCGCCGGTCGTCCGCACCCTCATACTACTCGCTTTAATCGTTAGCGACGCCGTAATCATCGGCATCGACAGCGCTCAATGCGCCGGCTACTTTGACAGATCTTTTCTGAGTAACACCCAATTGGTGCCCGGATGCACCCACTGTTCCTTGACCATTTTGCAGTGCGCAGCCTCGCGGTATCCACAGCGCTCATATAGTTTGCGAGCGCCCGTGTTAGTGTCGGACACAACGAGACTCAGGCTCCGCTTGCCGACAGAAGCTGCGAGAGTTTCGGCCTCGGCCAGAAGTGCAGAACCATGGCCCCTGCCTCGGTATTCAGGGTACGCAGCGAGCGCCTGCACGTACCACGTATCAGGGGCCTTATTCCTGAGTTCGTGCAACGGCAGGAGTACTTCTGGGATTTGGCTCGAAGCGGGCTCAGGCTTATCACTCAACGGATAACCGATGACGCCTGAGGCTGGTTTCCCCGAAGCTTCCGCTATAACGGCAGTGCGACAAGACATGTCGCTCGTTCCGCGGAGCAGTCGCTCACGACCGATCTGCCAGGGATCCCGCTCGGGTCCAGCAATCTGCGTCCATAGGTATAAGGCGAAGCCCTCACTCGCGAAGTGCACGAATTCAGCCAAGGTGCCGACGTCTTCGGGTGTTGCCCTACGAAAAGTGGGTTGAACCATCGTCATCAAATGATGGCTCCTCGAAGATTTTCGCGCTGAGTGCCCTTCAGTCCACGGGATCGCCAGAGCCGAACCTCCGCCTTCAATTCGTTGACCGTCTTTGCCGTTCGTACTTCGCTCATGTGCCTCGCCTCGATGAACAACTAGAAGGTCCGATCTGGAGAAGTCTGCGACCGGAGCATCTCCATTTATTCCGGCAGATCAGTATCGAGGCTAGCCGAAGTGCTATTCAGTTAGAACGGGTCGACTGACATCTTTGATGATGCTTGAGCATTCTTGAGAACGACAACGAGCAGCGGACCCGTTCCCGTCGGGGGCGCTGGACAGTTGCTGAAGCAGACCTTCTCCGCTCCCTCGATCTGGCCCGCTAACGTTACGAGAGCGCCTGGGAGCTTCGCGCGGCAATGAATTTGGCGCGACGACGAGATGGTTTGAGTGAAATTGAGGCTGACCTCTGCCCCTATGCATTCATAATGTCCGATAGCGAGGATAAATCGCTTAGTGCGGTTTGTGCGTTTTACCACGTGCATGCTGGTGGGAGGGAAATATGAGTGTAGCAGTGACTGTGAAGGCGTTGATGCCGGCTGACATTCGAGCGCGCAAGAGAAATCATCCGATCGCCTGCCTAACCGTTGACACCGCCGCATTGCCACCTTAGGCGTTTGCCACCTTCGGTGTTGTTACTATACTACTGCCACCTTAGGTTTCGCAACTGCAACCCAAAGCATAGCCAAAACTACTGTTGGCTTTGCGAGTTGAGGTGCGCGCACGGCGGCACGTCGACAGATCCCGGTGATTGATGGTGCTTAAATTTGATTTAGTCGGCGTAGGCTTTGGCCCTGCGAATCTGGCGTTGGCAATTGCTTTCTCCGAAATCCCCCAAACTAATCGCCCGAGAACTACTGCTTTCATTGAGAGTAGGCACGAGTTCTCATGGCAAAGCGAACTGCTTCTGCCAAATGCCAAAATGACGACCTGCTTTTGGGAAGATTTGGTCACTGCGCGAAACCCGCGCTCAAAATACTCTTTTGTAAATTATCTTAAGGAGCACAATCGTCTATTCGAGTTTATGAACCTGCGGGATTTTTACCCGACGCGCGCGGATTATACGGCCTATCTCAAATGGTGCGAAGGCGATTTTACCTCGACGACCAAATACGGAACGACCGTAAACGCCATTACGCTTGAACACTCTCGACAGCACGGACCACTGTTCCGGTTGGAATGCGACTCGTTAGCGGGGCAGCTTGTTTACCTCACCAAAAATGCAGTACTCGCCATTGGGCGACAACCAAAGATTCCCACCGAATTGAGTTCAAGTTTCCAGGATCATGTCTACCACACCGCGAATTTCAAAACGCGCTTCCTCTCTGCATTCCCGGACAATTCGAAAGACCACAGATTTCTCATCGTCGGCACAGGGCAAAGTGCTGGTGATGTGCTGCAGTATCTGTTGATGCATTACCCAAGGGCACGAATCTCAGTCATATTGAGGTCTTTCGCCTTTCTACCTTTCGACGATACGCCGTTCGTCAATGAGATATTTCGGCCAGATTTTGTAGATTTAGCCCACCATTGCTATTTGAATAATATTCATTCCATCAAGGAAGCGTCCCAATTGACGAATTATGCGGTTATCGAAGCAGGGCAATTACGCGATATATATCGGACAATATACAACGAAGCACTGCAGGGCAGAAATCGAGTGACGCTCCACAGATTTAGTTCGATCAGCGGGATTTCCCGCCAAGGCGCAGGTGTGGGCGTATCTCTTCGGTCGAGCGTGACTGAACAAATCGAAGAGATCGACGTGGACGCCGTGCTTTGCGCGACGGGTTATGACAGCAAGAATCTAGATGATCTACTTGTAGATCTCGGACCGTATATCGACCGAGACAGCGCGGGGCTGATGCGAATTCGGCGGGACTATAGCGTCGGAATGTCGAAGGTCGGCGATTGCAAGCTGTTCATCCAGGGAGCGGCCGAGCGATCGCATGGGCCCGGTGATCCGGCCCTGCCAATTGTCCCGACCCGAGCGGCCGAGATCTGTCACGCGATTTTGGGCCAAAATCCTGCCGATGCAGCCGCAGCTCCGATCGAAAGACAGGAAGCCTAGAAATGACAGCACAAACAATTGCGTCATCTCACGTACCCGTACGTTTTGAGCCCGCTCCAATTGCGCAGTGCGACGCGAGAGCTCCGTTCGCCGGCGGCACGGTCACCGTGCAGCCCGAAGCGTGCACGCGACCGGACAATCACCATGAACACGAGGTTTTTGTCATCTTGTCCGGGCAAGGCAGGCTCGACGGTGTTGGCGAGCCTCGGTTCGTTCGATCTGGCGATATCTGCGTTTTCGAGCCGTTTGCGAAGCACCAATTGACGAACATTTCAAGTTCAGAGAACCTAACCTATTTTACGATTTATTGGACGGGGGCCGGATCTTATCCCTCACCGATTACGGATGTGAGCCGAGTTCGCGATGAGATTTCGCTCTTAGTTTCGCGTCCCACTCCTAACACCCCGCTCCATCTGGGACATCTGGCCGGTCCCTACTTGGCGGCCGACATGTTGAAACGCGCTGAAGCGATGCGCGGCAATCGAGCCGTGTTGATTCTGGGACTCGACGACCATCAATCCTATGTGGAGCTTCGCGCCCGCCGCGAGCGCACGTCGGCCCGTCAGTTGGTGGATCGCCAATCATTGGCCATCATTCGGCAGTTCTCGCTTTTCGACATCGCTGTTGATCGCATTTGGGGAACAGCCAGCTCTGAACGGCACCAGCGCCGCCTGACAACGGCCTACCAGGAACTCGTCCGGCAAGGACACATCG includes these proteins:
- a CDS encoding MFS transporter, which translates into the protein MPMITASLTIKASSMRVRTTGAKSVRPELLAEPPVVDETSPRYVGWRVVLACFFVAFFIFGIGFYGHSLYVAELQGLRGWSASLISGAITLTFLLSSILSTFTHELLTRFGSKRLILLGTAALAASMILLAFATEPWQLYAAFILMSLGWTGMGVVVIATIVNSWFVHRRGLAISIAFTGASCGGAVVAPLLLLLNEKVGFQVAMVTATAIMLVVLVPVVVIWIEPHSLIGDSPERPTRNSSSSQPPGTRKHISRSMVVSRLAFWTISVPFALALMAQIGFIVHQVALLEPKLGRPGAGLAVALTTFTAVIGRLCLGMIVDRLNPRLATAASLVSQAAALLFIIQTDDASVLLAACAIFGFTIGNLITLPPLIIRREFDAAAFSIVMGLFTAASGIVSGLGPGLIGLVRSLTGDYTLALALCITLELAAALIVLFGQRQDSDTIV
- a CDS encoding SidA/IucD/PvdA family monooxygenase; the encoded protein is MLKFDLVGVGFGPANLALAIAFSEIPQTNRPRTTAFIESRHEFSWQSELLLPNAKMTTCFWEDLVTARNPRSKYSFVNYLKEHNRLFEFMNLRDFYPTRADYTAYLKWCEGDFTSTTKYGTTVNAITLEHSRQHGPLFRLECDSLAGQLVYLTKNAVLAIGRQPKIPTELSSSFQDHVYHTANFKTRFLSAFPDNSKDHRFLIVGTGQSAGDVLQYLLMHYPRARISVILRSFAFLPFDDTPFVNEIFRPDFVDLAHHCYLNNIHSIKEASQLTNYAVIEAGQLRDIYRTIYNEALQGRNRVTLHRFSSISGISRQGAGVGVSLRSSVTEQIEEIDVDAVLCATGYDSKNLDDLLVDLGPYIDRDSAGLMRIRRDYSVGMSKVGDCKLFIQGAAERSHGPGDPALPIVPTRAAEICHAILGQNPADAAAAPIERQEA